The following coding sequences are from one Streptomyces dengpaensis window:
- a CDS encoding hemolysin family protein produces the protein MSVLQLLFAALLVLANGFFVGAEFALVSVRRSQIEPLGTTRARQVLYGLERLPQMMAAAQFGITVCSLTLGAVAEPTVAHLLEPVFEAVHLPDGVIHPLGYVFALALVVFLHLVIGEMVPKNLAMAAPEKTALWLSPGLVAFARLCRPVTVALGACARLILKLFRVEPKDEVEAVFTSEQLNRLVEDAGQAGLLEPEEQERLEDALELGSRPVTDVLLDGDSLVTVSPSVTPGQIVALTARTGYSRFPVVAENGAFMGCYLHVKDVLDLENSDRAVPQQIWHPMATLRSEVPLDDALTVMRRAATHLAQVADASGKVLGLVALEDVLELLVGEVRDPAHREAPATVLVSEPLVSETPAEALAS, from the coding sequence ATGAGCGTGCTCCAACTCCTGTTCGCCGCGCTGCTGGTGCTCGCCAACGGCTTCTTCGTCGGTGCCGAGTTCGCGCTCGTCTCCGTACGGCGCAGCCAGATCGAACCGCTGGGGACCACGCGGGCCCGGCAGGTCCTGTACGGCCTGGAGCGGCTGCCGCAGATGATGGCCGCGGCCCAGTTCGGCATCACCGTCTGCTCGCTGACGCTCGGCGCGGTCGCCGAGCCGACCGTCGCCCACCTGCTGGAGCCGGTCTTCGAGGCGGTCCATCTGCCGGACGGGGTGATCCACCCGCTCGGATACGTCTTCGCGCTCGCCCTGGTCGTCTTCCTCCACCTCGTCATCGGCGAGATGGTGCCGAAGAACCTGGCCATGGCCGCGCCCGAGAAGACGGCGCTGTGGCTCAGCCCCGGTCTGGTCGCCTTCGCGCGGCTGTGCCGGCCGGTCACGGTCGCCCTGGGCGCGTGCGCGCGCCTGATCCTGAAGCTGTTCCGCGTGGAGCCCAAGGACGAGGTCGAGGCGGTCTTCACCAGCGAGCAGCTCAACCGCCTCGTCGAGGACGCCGGCCAGGCGGGCCTCCTCGAACCCGAGGAGCAGGAGCGCCTCGAGGACGCCCTGGAGCTGGGTTCCCGCCCGGTCACCGATGTCCTCCTGGACGGCGACTCCCTGGTGACCGTGAGCCCTTCGGTCACCCCGGGCCAGATCGTCGCGCTCACCGCGCGCACCGGGTACTCCCGTTTCCCGGTGGTCGCCGAGAACGGTGCCTTCATGGGCTGCTACCTGCACGTCAAGGACGTTCTCGACCTCGAGAACTCCGACCGCGCGGTCCCGCAGCAGATCTGGCACCCGATGGCGACCCTGCGCTCCGAGGTCCCCCTGGACGACGCCCTCACGGTGATGCGCCGCGCCGCGACGCACCTCGCCCAGGTGGCCGACGCCTCTGGCAAGGTCCTGGGCCTCGTGGCCCTGGAGGACGTACTGGAGCTGCTGGTCGGCGAGGTACGCGACCCGGCCCACCGGGAGGCTCCGGCGACGGTACTGGTCTCCGAACCGCTCGTCAGCGAGACCCCGGCGGAGGCGCTGGCCAGCTGA
- a CDS encoding AAA family ATPase has product MDFGTQGPEAPADLAWLRGVDAYTMGAYPQAEEEFRAAVRMDPGMADGWLGLHALRVDTTTALLRMFRHRDRFGEQRARHRRTLNSWYWLGWWVQPVMESPRDLLLAHASHWLDGRHVPELDRALAGLPPVDADPQVRFLHACRGYLVKDWEQLVRHTDPLIDDPMLGIEAGLFGGMARVRLEMYGQAEPLLSSALMRCRSEQPQRKELRYWLARAHEGTGRSAAALPLYRAVHRVDPSFMDTSARLAAISEGDGYDDAAADLAAIMLAGVGQDVMETPDGVDPLFGAEGRDLKLSEPDAAAPGALPPETDAVREKAVVPVQPLPAGPTDPALLEEALAELERMVGLEPVKRQVKALSAQLNMARLRAGQGLPVQPPKRHFVFSGPSGTGKTTVARILGRVFYALGLLGGDHLVEAQRADLVGEYLGQTAVKANELIDSAIGGVLFVDEAYSLSNSGYGKGDAYGDEALQVLLKRAEDNRDHLVVILAGYPEGMDRLLAANPGLSSRFTTRVDFPSYRPLELTSIGEVLAAENGDVWDEEALDELRSIAGHVVDQGWIDELGNGRFLRTLYEKSCAYRDLRLSVYPGTLSRDDLSTLRLPDLMQAYGEVLSGRGPQDPSAM; this is encoded by the coding sequence ATGGACTTCGGCACGCAGGGCCCCGAGGCCCCGGCCGACCTCGCCTGGTTGCGAGGTGTGGATGCCTACACGATGGGCGCCTATCCGCAGGCAGAGGAGGAGTTCCGCGCCGCGGTCCGCATGGACCCGGGCATGGCGGACGGCTGGCTCGGACTGCACGCGCTGCGTGTGGACACGACCACCGCGCTGCTGCGGATGTTCCGGCACCGGGACCGCTTCGGGGAGCAGCGCGCCCGCCACCGGCGTACCCTCAACTCCTGGTACTGGCTGGGCTGGTGGGTGCAGCCGGTGATGGAGAGCCCGCGCGATCTGCTGCTCGCGCACGCCTCGCACTGGCTCGACGGACGCCATGTCCCGGAGCTGGACCGGGCGCTCGCGGGCCTGCCGCCCGTCGACGCGGACCCCCAGGTGCGGTTCCTGCACGCGTGCCGCGGCTATCTGGTCAAGGACTGGGAGCAGCTGGTCCGGCACACCGACCCGCTGATCGACGATCCCATGCTGGGGATAGAGGCCGGCCTGTTCGGCGGCATGGCGCGCGTCCGCCTGGAGATGTACGGGCAGGCGGAGCCGCTGCTGTCGTCCGCGCTGATGCGCTGTCGCAGCGAGCAGCCGCAGCGCAAGGAGCTGCGGTACTGGCTGGCGCGGGCGCATGAGGGCACCGGGCGGTCCGCCGCGGCGCTGCCCCTGTACCGGGCGGTGCACCGGGTCGACCCCTCCTTCATGGACACCTCGGCGCGGCTCGCGGCCATCTCCGAGGGCGACGGGTACGACGATGCCGCCGCCGACCTCGCGGCGATCATGCTCGCCGGCGTCGGGCAGGACGTGATGGAGACCCCGGACGGCGTGGATCCGCTGTTCGGCGCCGAGGGGCGGGACCTGAAGCTCTCCGAGCCCGACGCCGCGGCGCCGGGGGCGCTGCCTCCCGAGACCGACGCGGTGCGCGAGAAGGCCGTGGTGCCGGTGCAGCCGCTGCCTGCGGGGCCCACCGACCCCGCGTTACTCGAGGAGGCGCTCGCCGAGCTGGAGCGCATGGTGGGCCTGGAGCCCGTGAAGCGCCAAGTCAAGGCGCTGTCGGCCCAGTTGAACATGGCGCGGCTGCGCGCCGGGCAGGGCCTCCCGGTCCAGCCGCCGAAGCGGCACTTCGTCTTCTCCGGCCCCTCCGGCACCGGCAAGACCACCGTGGCCCGCATCCTCGGCCGGGTCTTCTACGCGCTCGGGCTGCTCGGCGGCGACCATCTGGTGGAGGCACAGCGGGCCGACCTGGTCGGCGAATATCTCGGCCAGACAGCGGTCAAGGCCAACGAGCTGATCGACTCGGCGATCGGCGGCGTCCTCTTCGTGGACGAGGCGTATTCGCTCTCCAACTCCGGGTACGGCAAGGGCGACGCCTACGGCGACGAGGCCCTGCAGGTCCTCCTGAAGCGGGCCGAGGACAACCGCGACCACCTGGTCGTCATCCTCGCGGGCTACCCGGAGGGCATGGACCGGCTCCTGGCCGCCAACCCCGGCCTCTCCTCCCGTTTCACCACCCGCGTGGACTTCCCCTCCTACCGCCCCCTCGAACTCACCTCCATCGGCGAGGTGCTGGCCGCGGAGAACGGTGACGTGTGGGACGAGGAGGCCCTCGACGAGCTGCGCTCCATCGCGGGGCATGTCGTCGACCAGGGGTGGATCGACGAGCTGGGGAACGGCCGCTTCCTGCGCACGCTCTACGAGAAGAGCTGCGCGTATCGCGACCTGCGGCTCTCGGTGTACCCGGGCACCCTGTCGCGCGACGACTTGTCCACGCTGCGGCTGCCGGATCTGATGCAGGCGTACGGGGAGGTTCTGTCGGGGCGGGGGCCGCAGGATCCGTCGGCGATGTGA
- a CDS encoding uridine kinase family protein, protein MPTPHRTPGRPIHDLAAQLRRLPPSCGPVRLIGVDGHAGSGKTTFAGQLAAALDGAPVLHLDDIATHEELFAWTERLLSEAVEPLRRGETARYAPYDWVTRHFGPARELPPAPVILLEGVGAGRRALRPFLARLLWMELPHDEAWARGQRRDGEAQSEFWAGWVRAERQHFAKDPSRPFADLLVRQCPEGYEVLPGPVATPELDHIITHGD, encoded by the coding sequence ATGCCGACACCTCACCGCACCCCGGGACGCCCCATTCACGACCTCGCCGCGCAGCTGCGCCGACTGCCGCCGTCCTGCGGACCCGTCCGCCTGATCGGCGTCGACGGGCACGCGGGCTCCGGAAAGACCACGTTCGCCGGGCAGTTGGCGGCGGCACTCGACGGCGCGCCCGTGCTGCACCTCGACGACATCGCGACGCACGAAGAGCTCTTCGCGTGGACGGAGCGGCTGCTGAGCGAGGCGGTCGAGCCGTTGCGGCGCGGCGAGACGGCGCGCTACGCCCCCTACGACTGGGTCACCCGGCACTTCGGACCGGCCCGAGAACTGCCGCCCGCGCCCGTGATCCTGCTGGAGGGCGTCGGTGCGGGCCGCCGCGCGCTGCGCCCGTTCCTCGCGCGACTGCTGTGGATGGAGTTGCCGCACGACGAGGCCTGGGCGCGCGGGCAGCGGCGGGACGGAGAGGCGCAGAGCGAGTTCTGGGCCGGATGGGTCCGCGCGGAACGCCAACACTTCGCCAAGGACCCCTCAAGACCGTTCGCCGATCTTCTGGTGCGGCAGTGCCCTGAGGGGTACGAGGTGCTGCCGGGGCCCGTTGCGACGCCAGAATTGGACCACATCATCACTCACGGTGACTGA
- a CDS encoding peptidase C39 family protein, giving the protein MSRAEQPSRRTVLAAAVAAASVGAAAPSAAAAPPRAPQAPGRLVDNRAWTSYSDWRGGSAKGTRAVPGARPGLVIASPAGTADYTDPHTGKTATWEYATWTSPVHRLAVPSTEAIASWNAHTPAGTWLQVELTGTYSDGTDTPWYVMGRWAAGDQDIRRTSVDDQSDGKSSIWTDTFSIDDTASGLRLVSYRLRLTLYRTPGTRITPTVWRLGAMGSDIPDRFTVPPSTPGLAQELRVPRYSQEIHAGQYPEYDNGGEAWCSPTSSQMIIEYWGRKPTAEQLAWVNPDYADPQVCHAARFTFDYQYAGCGNWPFNAAYAATYKDLQGVVTRLGSLIDLETLIAAGIPAITSQSFLKTELTGAGYGTSGHLMTVIGFTADGDVIANDPASPSDEVVRRVYKRREWENIWLRTKRYNASGQVVSGTGGVCYLYFPAQLSPAQGRALAKVGVR; this is encoded by the coding sequence ATGAGCAGAGCCGAACAGCCGTCCCGCAGAACCGTCCTGGCCGCCGCCGTCGCCGCGGCATCCGTGGGAGCCGCGGCCCCGTCGGCGGCCGCCGCCCCGCCCCGCGCTCCGCAAGCGCCGGGGCGTCTCGTGGACAACCGCGCCTGGACCTCGTACAGCGACTGGCGCGGCGGCAGCGCGAAGGGCACGCGGGCCGTGCCGGGCGCCCGCCCCGGCCTGGTGATCGCCTCCCCGGCCGGCACAGCCGACTACACGGACCCGCACACCGGCAAGACCGCCACCTGGGAGTACGCGACCTGGACCTCCCCGGTCCACCGGCTCGCCGTCCCGTCCACCGAGGCGATCGCCTCCTGGAACGCGCACACCCCGGCGGGCACCTGGCTCCAGGTCGAGCTGACGGGCACGTACTCCGACGGCACGGACACCCCCTGGTACGTGATGGGCCGCTGGGCGGCCGGCGACCAGGACATCAGGCGGACCTCCGTGGACGACCAGAGCGACGGCAAGAGCAGCATCTGGACGGACACCTTCTCCATCGACGACACCGCCTCGGGACTGCGCCTCGTCTCGTACCGGCTGCGGCTGACCTTGTACCGCACCCCGGGCACCAGGATCACGCCCACGGTGTGGCGGCTCGGCGCCATGGGCTCCGACATTCCCGACCGTTTCACCGTCCCGCCCTCCACGCCGGGCCTCGCCCAGGAACTGCGCGTCCCGCGCTACTCCCAGGAGATCCACGCGGGTCAGTACCCCGAGTACGACAACGGCGGCGAGGCCTGGTGCAGCCCCACCTCCTCGCAGATGATCATCGAGTACTGGGGCCGCAAGCCGACGGCGGAGCAGCTGGCCTGGGTCAACCCGGACTACGCCGACCCCCAGGTGTGCCATGCGGCCCGCTTCACGTTCGACTACCAGTACGCGGGCTGCGGCAACTGGCCGTTCAACGCCGCCTACGCGGCGACGTACAAGGACCTCCAGGGCGTGGTGACCCGCCTCGGCTCGCTCATCGACCTGGAGACGCTGATCGCCGCCGGAATCCCGGCCATAACGTCCCAGTCGTTCCTCAAGACCGAGCTGACGGGGGCGGGTTACGGCACCTCGGGCCACCTCATGACCGTCATAGGGTTCACCGCGGACGGCGATGTGATCGCCAACGACCCGGCGTCGCCCAGCGACGAAGTGGTCCGCCGCGTCTACAAGAGGCGCGAGTGGGAGAACATCTGGCTCCGCACGAAGCGGTACAACGCTTCCGGGCAGGTCGTCTCCGGTACGGGTGGCGTCTGCTACCTCTACTTCCCGGCGCAGCTTTCCCCAGCTCAGGGGCGTGCACTGGCTAAAGTCGGGGTGCGCTGA
- a CDS encoding tyrosine-type recombinase/integrase — protein MPGYVEDRWMTKKPDPATGEKRRTSRWGQGKRYRVAGIPGVKDRSFEKLHGPEGANAWLAKAQHESTAGEFIDPRRGHMLLKDYVEQEWWPRRDYDNPTTEATVKGRVWTHIVPHLGDYQLNSIKTKQLGEWLKILKATVGPSTANESWRYLSAIFQAAIDDERLTRNPCRRQTTLRVPTRPPAKARAWPKDRVLAVQAAMDERFQLCVDLGVGAGLRSGEVFGLSVDDIDFEGGRILVRRQVKKVGAKLAFALPKGEKTRDVPVPDYLLKRIADSLERRPARRVTLPWKDPRPPKTEREKDERAPQAHSLILTAARGGAIRRDSFDTRIWKPALAAAGVISPPVKTQQPVRHRPGKFRTVLTYQESREDGFHSLRHTFASVQLDAREPIVAVSKWLGHADPSITLRIYAHMMPEADGRGRSAMQSWFEGSS, from the coding sequence ATGCCTGGCTATGTCGAAGACCGGTGGATGACGAAGAAGCCGGACCCCGCCACCGGCGAGAAGCGCAGAACCAGCCGATGGGGACAGGGCAAGCGGTACCGGGTCGCTGGCATCCCCGGCGTGAAGGACCGCTCCTTCGAGAAGTTGCACGGCCCAGAGGGCGCCAACGCCTGGCTGGCGAAGGCTCAGCACGAGTCGACGGCGGGCGAGTTCATCGATCCCCGCCGCGGCCACATGCTGCTGAAGGACTATGTCGAGCAGGAGTGGTGGCCGCGCCGCGACTACGACAACCCCACCACCGAGGCCACGGTGAAGGGGCGGGTGTGGACCCACATCGTCCCGCACCTCGGGGACTACCAGCTCAACTCGATCAAGACGAAGCAGCTCGGCGAGTGGCTGAAGATCCTCAAGGCGACCGTCGGCCCCAGCACGGCCAATGAATCCTGGCGCTACCTGTCCGCGATCTTCCAGGCCGCTATTGATGACGAACGCCTGACCCGCAACCCGTGCCGTAGGCAGACCACTTTGCGCGTGCCGACACGACCGCCGGCCAAAGCCCGCGCCTGGCCCAAGGATCGCGTGCTCGCCGTTCAGGCCGCCATGGATGAGCGCTTCCAGTTGTGTGTCGACCTCGGGGTAGGCGCGGGCCTGCGCTCTGGTGAGGTGTTCGGTCTGTCGGTGGACGACATCGACTTCGAGGGCGGGCGCATCCTGGTGCGCAGGCAGGTGAAGAAGGTGGGGGCGAAGCTCGCGTTCGCCCTGCCGAAGGGCGAGAAGACCCGCGACGTGCCGGTGCCCGACTACCTGCTCAAGCGCATCGCTGACTCGCTGGAGCGGCGGCCTGCACGCCGGGTGACCCTCCCGTGGAAGGATCCGCGTCCGCCCAAGACGGAGCGAGAGAAGGACGAACGGGCTCCGCAGGCGCACTCGCTCATCCTTACCGCGGCCCGGGGCGGAGCGATCCGCAGGGACAGCTTCGACACGCGGATATGGAAGCCGGCGCTCGCTGCGGCGGGTGTCATTTCGCCGCCGGTGAAGACTCAGCAGCCCGTCCGGCATCGGCCGGGCAAGTTCCGCACCGTGCTGACCTATCAGGAGAGCCGCGAGGACGGCTTCCATTCGTTGCGTCACACGTTCGCGAGCGTGCAACTGGACGCGCGGGAACCGATCGTGGCAGTCTCGAAGTGGCTGGGCCACGCGGATCCGTCGATCACACTCCGGATCTACGCGCACATGATGCCCGAGGCGGATGGCCGGGGCCGCTCAGCGATGCAGAGCTGGTTCGAGGGATCTTCCTAG